Within Ovis aries strain OAR_USU_Benz2616 breed Rambouillet chromosome 3, ARS-UI_Ramb_v3.0, whole genome shotgun sequence, the genomic segment gctgagccactggggaagcccctaatgAATACTGTCAAAAACTTAAATAGCTAAAGATTCAAaaattatacttaattttataaTTGAATTTCTAAACAAGGCTATACATTTCCTACAGTTATTTATCTAATATTACCAGTTATCTGGCGTTCTttgctctttgtttcttttgtttctttcttctcctcatctcttctttctttcagtcgagaaggggaaggagatgtGGATCTATGTCGTCTTGGGGACCTAATATTTAATAGGGAAAGATGTCAGAAACAGAGACATACCTGGTGACTTGTGTTGATGAGCACAGATATACATGAGTGCATGAAACGTAAAGGCTGAACAAAAGCCGGATTCTAGAGAAAGGAATTTGTTCCTCAAAGCAGAACGAGGAAGAAAGTTCtgcctcagctcagttcagtcgctcagtcgtgtccgactctttgcaaccccatgaactgcagcagccaggcctccctgtccatcaccaactcccggagttcacccaaatccacgtccatcaagtcggtgatgccatccagccatctcatcctgggtcgtccccttctcctcctgcccccaatccctcccagcatcagtgtcttttccaatgagtcaactcttcacatgaggtggccaaaatactggactttcagcttcgacatcagtccttccaatgaacacccaggactgatctcctttagaatggactggttggatctccttgcagtccaagggactctcaagagtcttctctaacaccatagttcaaaagcatcaattcttctgcgctcagctttcttcacagtccaactctcacatccatacatgatcactggaaaaaccatagccttgactagatggacctttgttggaaaagtaatgtctctgcttttgaatatgctctctaggttggtcataactttccttccaaggagtgtcttttaatttcatggctgcagtcaccatctgcagtgattttggagcaccccaaaataaagtctgacactgtttccactgttttcccatctatttgccatgaagtgatgggaccagatgccatgatcttcattttctgaatgttgagctttaagccaactttttcactctcctctctcacttttatcaagaggctctttagttcctcttcactttctgctgtaaaggtggtgtcatgtgcatatttgaggttattgatatttctcccggcaatcttgattccagcttgtgtttcttccagcccagtgtttctcatgatgtagtctgcatataagttaaataagcagggtgacaatatatagccttgacgtactccttttcctatttggaaccagtctgttgttccatgtccagttctaactgttgcttcctgacctgcatgggattctccaggcaagaatactggagtgggttgccacttccttctccaggggatcttcctgacccagggatcgaactggggtctcccgcattgcaggcagatgctttcacctcaagaggcaggtcaggtggtgtggtattcccatgtcttgaagaattttccacagtttattgtgatccatacagtctgCCTAGGCCCTGACTATTAAcaaaaaattattgtttaattATCAGTTACATTCAGTATAGCTAGGATAAAAATCTTTTTGtaaggcagaaaaaagaaaacaaaaagtatatTTGATGGTTATTAAGAATCAGAGTCCACTTCTAGAATTCTTCCAAGATCTCACACTCTTGATTATATGGTTGAATAAACTATTATCACCAAAAGTTTATAAACAAGTAAGACTATAATATACAAAACACTTTTTTACTCCTGCTAAGtacttttcatgtattatttttcatttactccTCAAGACAACTCTACTATGTGGAATGTTATCAACCCCATTTACCAATGGGAATGTTAGGTTTAGAATAAAGTGGGATAAAGTTCCGCTGATTTCATGAAACCGTTAAGTCCCTTTGTAAGCGATAACAACAAAGAGCAGAGACTACGCAGCCGTGGTAAAACTTCTGCTTTGCTGCACTTACCTGGAACGCCTTCTGTGTGGGGAGCGAGAACGGCTTCTTCTCCGATCTCGCTCCCGGGACCGGGACCTTTCTCGGCGCCTGCGTTCTCTTTCCCGAGATGTGGACCGGGACCGCCTACGCtctaataaaaacacaaaattgcAGAGTCAAAAATTACTTGAAACATCTACTGGATGCTGAGCCGACCAACAGTAATATTATGTGAGCCATTTCTAGATgtcacatttaaaaagtaaaaaaagacaCATGAGATTAATTTTAACAGTATAGATTTAACCCAAACTtggcttcccttggtggctcagaggttaaagcatcttcctgcaatgcgggagaccccagttcgatccctgggtcaggaagataccctggagaaggaaatggcaacccactccagtattcttgcctggagaatcccacggagggaggagcctggcaggctaccgtctaccgggtcacaaagagtcggacacggctgagcgacttcacttcaccagcATTTCAACATGCATTCATTTTTCCGCACTAATCAAGGAAAACCTGTGTTCGACACTTAAACAGCAGTTCTCAATTCGGATTGAGAACTTGTTAAGTACTCAATAGCCCTCTGTGGTTCGAGGGCTCATTTAACTTTTAAGATCAACCTGATTAGCTGAAGGTGATAAAAACTAACCAGGGGGCAGAATCGAGGTTCTAAGGGAAATCTTCTCCTTTCACTGCCCCCTTTAGGGGGCTGGGGCCAGAAGTCATTATGAGGTGAGCACCCTGAACGCAAACTCCTAAACGTCGATTTCCCTACTATAAACTGGGGAGGAAACCCTGACCACTTATGAACCTGGCGGCAGCACACGCTGAGTATTACGGAGTGTGGCATGTATTCTCATGTCAGCTTTGAAAGATAATATTTACCCCAGATGTCTAATTACGGGAATTCGGACGCAGGAGGGCTGGATGACTTGCACTAGGTCACCCAGAAATTGGGGGAACCATGGCCTGACTCTAAATTCCCAAGCCACAAGTACAACAAAAGTTATTACAGAAGGCTGACAAAGAGTCGGCCAAACCCCAACTgggttaaaaaaacacacacacaaaaaactgcCTTCAAACCGGAGGGCTGAAGCGTGTACGGCCCAGGTCTTCGTTCCCAGCAGACCCCTCtcttctccttagaagaaaaggttCCCCCCTCTCCGCAGCCGTTAGACTGGGAACCAAAGTGGGGACGAGTCTCCAACCGAGCCCTCGACCCTCAGAACCTCCTCTGAACTCACCCCTCCGTGGGGAGCGGCTGCGACTGCGACCCATTTGGAATCCTTCTCCAGTACAAGTCGACCCGGAAACGGCTGTGCAACAACTTCCGGGAGGGCGGGAACCGAGCTTTCACCGCCGACTGGGAAACGATAAAACGACTCGCCAGGGTTCCGGCTTCTAAAGAAGGGAGGCTGCCCCAACCTGATACCGCCTCATCTCTGCTCCTCCAACccctctttcctggtggcttcaCTATCTTCTCTCCAGTCTTTCGAGGTGGGCATTAGAATgtgctttgttgtttagtcgctaagtcgtgtcccactcttttgcgaccccatggactgtagccctccaggttcctctgtccatggaattctccaggcaagaatactggagtgggttgccagttccttccccagggtatcttcccgacccacggttGAAATCTGatatcttgcattggcagacgggttccttaccactgacccaccagggaagcccctgcctccCTGTTGGTATTCTAGAAATGTCAGGAAAAAGCCATATATAAACCACGCTAACACAGTTCTCACTCCGCCCCGCCCCCATTATTCTTTCCTACTGTCTTGTCCAAAggcaaaaaatatttcatttatcaaACCAATCTGAACTTACCATATGCAAAGTTTTAAGTCCACACGGGGAAGCAGTAGGGCGggtcaggaggcagagggagcaagggaaaagcaagcaTGGCCGAGAGCTTTTGTTGAGTTTTGTTGGAGGAACAGCAGAGGCTGGGAAGCAGGCTAAGCAGGTTCTCTAAGACTGACCAGCGGCTCTTGAGATTTAAGGGCTGTCCAGAGCTGTTGGTACCTGGCCCTGGGATCTGTGGCAGAGGAATAATGCCTTGACTTATGAGCTTGATAAAGGAAGTGATAGGAGAGTAGGGGCTTCTCACTGGCTGGCTTACATATTAAAGTCAAGACTCATAAGGGGACTCATTTGCTATCTCGCACAATTAGCTAGTCCTGGGAAGGGCAGTCTTGGCAAGGCCCCAGATGTCAAAACAccagaaaatgaaagcaattaaAAAGGCATGATTAATACAGTtattcacaaaaatatttattgcacaCCTAGTaccagaggattaaaaaaaatttttttttaacttttaaaatctttggtTGCGCTGCGTCTTTGTTGCTCTAcatgggccttctctagttgcggccagcaggggctaccctctagatgaggtgcgtggacttctcaatgctgtggcttctcttgttgcagagggcAGGCTCTAGGCtttcgggcttcagtagttgcagcaggcaggctcagtagttgtggcatatggactTTGTTgttacacagcatgtgggatcttcctgggtcagggatcgaacccacgtcgcctgcattggcaggttgattactatccactgtatcaccaggaaagtcctgtacCAGAGGATTAACCAATGAAAAAAGCAAGTCTGTTCTTGAGTACTTGCAGTCCACTGAGGGATACAAACAAGTAAACAGTATCCAGACGCACAGAGAGGGGCTGAACAAGATCCTAGGAGTTTACATGAAGTGGATACATAACTCGTTTGAGGGGAAGGGTTCTCGAATGTTTCTAAGAGGAAATGATGTTCAAATAAGACCTTAAGGATGAGTAGAAATTAGCCAGGTCAAATGGGGTGACTTTTGTGgtgggaaaagggaaagagattGTCCAGGCAGAGGATACTGCCTGTGCCAGGACAAGAGGCAAGGGAGCAGATGGGCTAAAAAGTAGAGACCTACGGAGCAAGGAGTGACCATGTGAAGACCAGACTGGAAGCCTTGTAGGCTGTGGTCAGGTTACCCTGTTCGTTCAAGGGCTTTGAGGACTGGAGGGAATCACATTTGAGTTTTTTCAGAGAACATGTTGGGTGATGTGGAGTCTTGACTGGCAGGTGGGGATGCAAAACACCTGAGGAGGATGGACAGTGGTCTAGGTTGGACTCCAGTGACCTACACTAGAGTGGTTTTATCAGTAGGTGATGTGAAAGTGGCTGAATTTGAGAATTGGTAAATTGGAAAAACTTGATTCTTAGATGTCTGCACAAGAGTTCGAAGATTCAAGGATGATATCCAGGTTTCTGGCTTGTGAGACTGGGTAGATGGTAACATTTGCTAAGATAAGGCATCTAAGTTTTGGgtaaaggctatatatatatCTGGACCTACTAATGTGAGGAGCTATTCTGAACACCCAAAAGGAGATGCCAACTATATGCGTATCTGGAGCTTGGAAGAGAGCTCTCAGCTGGAACCACACAGAAAAGGAAGCATCAGAATACAGATGTTCATTTGAAGCCATGAGAGTGCATGAAGCCACTCAGGGAGGCTGAGAGAAAAGGGCCTGAAGTCAGCCGGAGAAAGAGCC encodes:
- the SNRNP27 gene encoding U4/U6.U5 small nuclear ribonucleoprotein 27 kDa protein gives rise to the protein MGRSRSRSPRRERRRSRSTSRERERRRRERSRSRERDRRRSRSRSPHRRRSRSPRRHRSTSPSPSRLKERRDEEKKETKETKSKERQITEEDLEGKTEEEIEMMKLMGFASFDSTKGKKVDGSVNAYAINVSQKRKYRQYMNRKGGFNRPLDFIA